Within Sorangiineae bacterium MSr11367, the genomic segment CGGCGAGATGCGCGTCGAGCCGCTCGTGCCGGAGATTTCCCTCGGGAGCCCGCGACACGAGGACATGGCGCAGGCGTGGCGCACGCGCCATCGCCACTTCGACCTTTGGAAGCAACGACTCGCTGACCACCAAGCCGCGCGCCCGACTGTCGATCAGCATGTGCTCGTAATCGGCCGGCGTGAGCAGTGTATTCACCGGAATGGGGACGATGCCGGCTTTGAGGGCGCCGAGGAACACGACGGGAAAGTCGGTCGTATCCTGCAGAAGCAACATCACCCGCTGCTCGGGCTCGATGCCCAGCGCCAACAGCGCATTCCCCGCGCGGTTCACTTCCCGAGCGAGCTCGCCGTACGTCAGCGCCCCGTGCTCATCGCGAAAAGCGATGCGTTCCCGCCGCCCTTCGGCAAGATGCCGATCCACCAGGTCCACGGCCGCGTTGTACTGACGGGGAAACTCGATCGCGGGGACGCCCATGCTCGAGAGCATAGGCCCAATTTTCTCTCCGCTAACCCCTAATGCCTAACCCCTAGGGGAGATACGGCGTCGCGTCATGTTCGGTTCGTGCCGCCGGGCGCGCGCTGCGAGCCAAAGGATCTCCCATGGTGGCCGGAATGGACCAATCGTTGCGGAAGAACCCAGCCGCCAGGACGGCACCGTTGTTCAAGAGAACCTGCCCGCGCGCCGGCGCAACCTTCTCGTCGTACACCACGAAATCCGGAATCAAGTCGGGCAGCGAAAGCGAGCGCCAGGTTCCCAAGGCATCCACGCCTTCCACGACCACCACGTAGCGGTCCGCACGTTTGGGATTGGGGCGAATGAACGCCGCGCCAAGCTGATTGCCTTTGAATACCTTGTCGCCCACGAGCACGGTGTCGCCATCGATGCGAATCGGGAAATCCGATTCCAGGCTGCGAACCACCCGATTGGACTTCGCATTCCCCACCAAAAAGAGCGCCCTCGAATTGGCCAGCACTTCGCCCTTCGCGAAAAACTCCGTATCGCTCAGGATGGGGTAACGAACCTCCACCCCGCCGCTCACACGGGCCCAGGCCCGGGCGACCTCTTCGTTCGCGCGCGTCTGCGTCGGATCCTCCGAGCCGTACACGAAGAGCAGCGGCTCGTGAAAGACATCGCGCAACGGCCCGGTGATCTTGCCGTGTTTGAACACGCTGTCGCTCGGCCGCTCGCGTTCGCCGGCCTTCCACGCGGCGCCCTCGCGATGCATCTCCAGGGGATCCGCCGGCCCGAACGTCAGCGTGCTCCCATCGATGGCCACCGTGATGGGCTTTTGCGCATCGACCAGCTTTTCATCGCGATCCAGCGACAGCGCGCCCACGCCCTTGGTCATCACCTCGAACGCCGTGCGGCCTTTTACCCGCGCCTCGACCTCGCCCCACACATCGGGCGCGGTGAATTCCTGAATGTGCAACCACGCATTCGTATTTTCGCGCAGCCGCGCGGTGCGGAATCGAATCGATGCCGGGTGCAGGTTCTTCGTCTTGCTCAGCAGCCAGTTCGCGCCTTTGAAACCTTCGTACGTCGTGGCCCACACGTTGTGCCCCAATTTGGGGTGCTCGTGGATAATCGAGTATTGGAGCTCCTCGTATCGTTGAATCAGCACACCGCTGTTGATCTCCGGCCAATCGAGTGTGCCGTGGACCACGAACAGCGGTAAATCCTTCCCATTGAAGGCCCACTCCGAGTTGGAGCGCTCCGATGCGAGTGCGCGCTCCCAGGGGCGGATCGGCTTGCCCACGAAGTCGCGGCGCACGAAGTAACTGTGGTACCCGCACAACGGGGCCGCCGCGGCGAACATATCCGGGTGTCGCAGGGCCAATGCCGCCGAGCCGCTGCCGCCCATCGAAGGACCGGTGGCGGTGACCCGCGTGGGATCGATGGGATACAGGGACGTCACTTCGTCGATGACCTGCATCACGTCCACCATGCCCAGGTGGCGGTACATCGTATTGCCGTGCCCATTGGGCGCCACCACGAAGGCCTCGAGGGGTGGAAATCCCATGTACGTCGGCGACATCGCGTGCCGGTCTTTCCACTCCGAATCGTGCTGTTGATCGTCCAATCCGAAGAGCACGCGCAAAATGGCCAATGGCTTTCCATTGAGCCCGTGCATGATCACGATGAGCGGGTACTTCCGCGTCGTTCCCGGCTTGTAGCTCGGCGGAACGTAAAGGCCGTATTCGGACAGGTGCCCATCTTCCGGCGCCAGGTACGCGCGCCGCTGCGGGCCCGTGCGGCTCGCGTACGGGTCGACCTTCTTGTCGAGCATCGTCACGGCCGCATCGAGCTCCGCGGCCTCCTCGCGCTGGATTTCCAGATCGCTGTCCCCGCGCGAGGTGTAGTTCATCAAGCGATCGCGCAGGTGCGTCACGGTCTCGACGGTGCCGCGTTTCAGCCACGATGGCGGCAAGAGAGGCTCCCCCGAGCTGGGCGGCGCCGCGAGCGATGCCAAGGTGCGATCGGCATGGGCAATCGCCTCGCGCACCACGTGCCGCGGTGCGAACGGCGTGCGTACCGTGCGCTCGCCGACCGTGGTCTCGAAGTTGAGATCCTGATCCTCGAACTTCGCCTCGTCGGGACGAAGCACCGGCAGCGTGATCGTCAGCTCGCCGAGCTCCGGCGCCATCGCCCCGGCCTGCACGTCGAAGAGCCCCGGCAAAAGACGCGTGCGAACGGGGAGGGGAACGCCCAGCGGGGTTCCCTCCGGGAAGCGCACGGTGAGCCGCGGGTGGTACCCATCGCCGCGCACCCCGCGGTCGATGGACACGGACGACATTTTCGAGGCAAGGGCGCGCGTATCGTTGACCGTCGTTCCCGGCAGCGTCACGTAGGCGCCCGCCGGCGGCGCGAGCTGCGCATCGACGAGGCGCACGTGCAGCGCCCAGCCTCCGTCGCGTTGATGCAGCTTCATCAGGATCGGGTGATCGCCGGCCGTCAGATCGAGCGCGACCAGATCGTCGTCGTCGCGCTCGGGGCGCGGTTCGTCGCGCGAAAGCACGGGCTTGCCGTCGATGTTCACGCGGATGCCGTCGTCGGCGCCCACGAGCAAGTAGTAGCGCCCCGTCTGCTCCACGTGCAGCGTGCCGCCGGCATACCCGATGACGTTGCCCTCGCGTGGACCCAGCGCCTTGAGCACATCGATGGGCCCGTCCGCGCTCGATCCCAAGGTCCATCGCGCAAAGCCGCCGACGCGTCCGAGCTCCGGCGACAGCGCCTTCTCGTCGATGCCGGGCGGCGGCACCGCCAGGGCGTCCACACCCACCGGTACCGGCGTTCCCTTGGGAACGAACGTCGCCGAGCGGAACGGCCCCAGAAACAACCAGGCCCCGAGGCTGCCATCGGCACCCGGGGCCATCCGCGTCGGTCCTGCAACCGGAGCCGTCGACCCGGCCGCGGCCCCGGTAGCTGTGGGTCCTGCGCCTGCGGTCGACGGTTGCGCGCGCGAGATGCCGAGCGGAGAAATGCCTGCGGCGCTACCACCAATCGCCAGCAGGGCCACGAACGGGATGACCCGCGCTTTCCGCACCTTCAGCAGCTCGTGCACAGTTAACTAAATCACTCGATCATGCCTTGTGCCAGCGTTCGCGGCTCATCGCGGAAGAGAACCTCCACCTTGCGCGGGTCCAGAACACGTGTGACGACACCGTCGCCGAATTTCGCGTGCCGAATCAAATCGCCTTCTTGGAAGGTCTGCGCCACGTTGTAGCGGCGGAAGTCCGACACACCGCGACCGGCGATGGCCTTCTCCCACGTCTGCTCGCGTGACACTTTGGCTTGCTCTGCGCGCGCAGCGCCCGACACCCGAGCGGGGCGGGGGGACGAGATACCGCTCGCTCGGCTGCGGACCGTCGGCTCGCCCTTGTCGCCTGGAGCACGCGGTCGATAGTTGTGATGCGAGCCACACGTGGAACACTCGACCCTCACCGGTCGGGGCCCGACCATGGCGATGACTCGGTGGTTGAGCACGAGACGACATTTCGTGCAGTAGCTGTCTATTTCTCCGCCGGCGCGTGCGACTTTCGTCATTCCTCGTCATTCCTTTGAACGCGTGCGGCGTTCTCGCCGCTCCTCGCGCTTAACGTAGATGTCCGTCTTCACCTCGGGTTTGGGCAAATTGGCAAGGGGGCCATCCTCGCCCGAGGAGTCGTCGTTTTCTTCTGGCGCGTCCGAGTCTTCGCTCTTGTCGCTTTTGTCGCGACCGTCGCGGCTGTCCCGGGAGCCGCTGTTGGGACGGAACCGAATCGTCGTGTTCACCTCGAACTGCAGCGACGTCAGGATCTTCTGCGCCTCGCCTGCCAAGTTCGTGTGCTCGAGAAAATCGCGGACCTCGTTGGCCACGACTCGAACGACGCCGTTCTTCGTCTCATCGATTTGAGCAAGTACGTAGCCCGCCATGCCTTTTGGCAGCTTGAGCTCGCTCATGATGTGCTTCACGGTATCCGGAGCCTCGGCGGCCTTTTCGACGCCGATCTCCACGGCCCGCTTTATCAAATCAGGGATGACACCTTCGAGCCGACGTCGCCGGCTGCTGCCTCCCCCCCCACGCTCGCCCTGATCGTTCTCACCCATCGCTCACCCGCGACAGGGAGTAGCACCTCTACGCGGCGGAGAGAATGCGTGAGATGCCTTGGGCTGCGTGATCCATCGCCAACGTAGCTGCTGCTCCGCCTTCCACGTGGCCGCGGGCGCATAGAAAAACGTTCTGGCCGGAGATCATCAGCTCACGGACCTCGACTTCGCTTCGCATCGCCAGGATTCGCGACATCGAACCGTCCTCTGTGCTGCTCTGGGTCTCCGGGCGGGGGATGCGAGCAAAGAGAGGTGCGTACGCCGCGAGCTCTTCGCAGGCCGCCCATGAGCCGGCCCCGGCCACCACCACCCCCGACGGATCGGCGAGCACGAGGGTTTCGAGGGAACCGTCGCTTCGCGCATGGGAAAGCTGGTAGTGAAGGGCAATGAGCGGATCGGAGCTACGCTTACGACGGCGGTCCTCGGTCTGGAGCATGGGGTGAGTTTCGTCTGTGGGTAGATGTGGGCCAACTTTTCAGAAGGGGCTAGGAGACGTTGATGCGCGAGAGTTTTCGTCGTCGTCGCGAAGATTTGTTCGACCGGATGGCCCAAGAGCGGGGCGAGGACGCGGTGGCGGTGGTTCCGGCCGCGCAGCCGCAATTGCGCAACAACGACACGGAGCATCCGTTTCGCCAAGATTCCGATTTTTACTACCTCACCGGTTTCGATGAGCCGGACGCCGTCCTGGTGATGGCGACGCGCGAGCGCAAGACGACCCTATTCGTGCGCCCGCGCGATCCCGAGCGGGAAACTTGGGATGGCCCGCGCGCCGGGGTCGAAGGCGCCAAATCCGACTACGGCGCCGACGAGGCGTTTGCGTTGGCCGAGCTGGATACCCATCTGATCAAACTCTTCCAGAATCAGCGCCGCCTCTACTACCGCCTTGGGCGCAACCGCACCTTGGATAGCCGGATTTTCGCGGCGATCGAGCGCGGGATGATGCGCGGGCGCAGCCCGTTCTACTACCCCAGCGAGATCGTGGATCTCGCCAGCTTGCTTCACGAGCAGCGCTTGGTGAAGACGGAGGACGACCTCGCGAGCATGCGCAAGGCGCTGGCCATCACCGGCGAGGCGCACGTGAAGGCCATGGCGACGGCGCGGCCGGGGATGAACGAAGCCGAGATCGAGGGGGTGCTGCTGGAGACGTTCCGCCGGCGCGGGGCCAAGCGGGTGGCATACCAGAGCATCGTGGGCTCGGGCCACAACGCGGCCATCCTTCATTACGTGGCCAACGACCGCACCATGCAGGAGGGCGAGCTTTTGCTCATCGATGCAGGCTGCGAGTACGAGTACTTCGCCAGCGACGTGACGCGGACCTTTCCGGTCTCGGGCACATTCTCGCGCGAGCAGCGGGCCATCTACGACGTGGTCCTGGAGGCGCAGCTCGAGGCCATTTCGGCCTGCCGTGTGGGCGCCAACGTCGACGACGTGCACAAGCAAAGCGTCGCCGGCATCACACGCGGCCTGGTGAAGCTCGGCTTGCTCACCGGAGAGCCGGAAAAGCTCATCGAGGAAGAGAAACACAAGCCGTTCTACATGCACCGCACCAGCCATTGGCTCGGCATGGACGTGCACGACGTGGGTCAATACTACGTCGACGGCAAGCCCCGCCCGCTCGCACCGGGCATGGTCCTCACCGTGGAACCGGGCATCTACCTATCGAAGGACTTCGCGAACGTCGCCCCCGAATGGCGCTCCATCGGCGTCCGCATCGAGGACGACATTCTCATCACCGAGAACGGCCCCGTGGTCCTGAGCGAAGCCATCCCCAAGCTGCCCGAGGACGTGGAGCGGGTGTGCAGGGGATAGGGTTTAGGGTTTAGGGTTTAGGGTTTAGGGAAGAAGGAGAGGGGAGAGGGTAGGGAAGAAGGGAGAGGACGGGGATTTTGAGCACGAGATTTTCCAACTTGCGGGGTAGCCGCTAGGCTCTGATCTCCCCCTAAACCCTAAACCCTAACCCCTAAACCCTATGGAAATCGACGACGCGCTGGACGGCTTCATCGCGCACCTTCGGGACGAACGGCGTGCGTCGCCGCACACCGTGGCGGCGTACCGGCGTGACTTGAGCACGCTGGTCACGTTTTTCCGTGAGCGGCACGGCGAGAAGAAATCGAACATCGAGGAGGTCGACGTCTACCTCCTGCGCGGGTGGCTCGGACAGCTGGCGCGCACGGTGACGCCGAACTCCATGTCGCGGAAGCTTGCGGCCCTGCGCACGTGGATGCGGTGGATGCGACGGCGCGGCATCCTCGAGAAGAGCCCCGCCGACGAATTGGCCAGCCCGAAAGTGCGTAAGCCGCTGCCGACCTTCGTCTCCGTCGATGCGGCCAAGCAGGTCGTCGAGGCACCCGATACTTCGGACGCCGTGGGCAAGCGCGATACGGCGCTGCTCGAGTTGCTCTATGGGTCCGGGCTGCGCGTGAGCGAAGCCTCGGGCCTCACCCTGGACCAGTTGGATCTGCCGGGCGCGACCGCGCGGGTCCTCGGCAAAGGCTCGAAGGAGCGCTACGTGCCGCTCGGGCGCAAATGCGTGGAGGCGCTGGCCGCGTACCTGGCGGTGCGCGGGGACCTGCGGCATCGTCGCACCCAGCACATCGATCCCCACGCCGTCTTCGTCAGCACGCGCGGCGCGAAGCTCGGCGTGCGCGCCATCGAGCGCGCCGTTTCCAAATACGGGGCCCTGGGGGCGGGGCGGGCCGATCTGTTCCCGCATGCCCTGCGCCACACGTGCGCCACGCACCTTCTCGAGGGCGGTGCCGACCTGCGCGCCATCCAGGAGATCCTCGGGCACTCCTCGCTTTCCACCACGCAGCGGTACACGCACGTCTCGATGGACCACTTGATGAAGGTCTACGACGCCGCGCATCCGCTCGCCCGCGCGCGGAAGGCGCTTCGCGGAAGCCACGAAACGGACTAACTAAGCAGCCGATGCTTCTCGCTTGGTTCAAACGGCTCACCGTCGCGCTTGCGGGCGGGGCTGCTGCGGCCGTGCTGGTGGCGGCCATGGAAGCGCGCTCGTGCTTCTCCGCAGGCACCGGCGCCAATGCCCCGCGCTACGCGGACCTGTTTTTCGCGGACGCGGCGGTCCTTCTGCCCGTCGCGCTGTTCGTGGCTGCCGGGCTGGGCGTCCTCATGTCCTTCCTCGAGCCGGATCGCCCGTACTCCTGGCGCGAGCACCTGGCCACTCTGCGCGCCCAGCCGGTGCTCATGCGCTCGCGCACGGCGGCCATGTCGCCGCTGGCCGTCTTCGTGGGCCTCTTTTGGCTCGTCCTCCTGGCGAACCTTGCGCGGCAGCTCCTCGGGCGCGGCGCCGCCCTCGAGGTGGGCATGGAGCTCGCGCTCGCGGGCATGGTCCTCCTCGCCGGGCTGGCGTCGGTGGCGCTGTCGTTCGTGCCGCCGCTCCGGCGCGTGCTTGCGACGGGGGCGGCGAAACAACCTTGGCTCATCGATCCGGTGGCCACCGGAGGGTTGGCGCTCCTCGCCTCCCTGGCGGTGCTGGCCATCGGCATCTCGGCCGGGGACACCGGCGGGGAAGGGGGCGGGGCCCTGGGCATCTTCGGCGTGCTCAAACGCGCCGAGTTGGACTTGCGCCCGGTGGTCGATCTTCTCGCCATCAGCGCGGGCGCCTACACCGCGCCCATCGCGCTGGCCCGGCGCAAGGTCAGCGCTCTTCGCTGGGTCGCCGCGGCCCTCGTGGCCTTCGCCCCGCTCGGCATCACCGTCCGCGAGGCCCGCGCCCTCAACGACGCGCCACAGGTCACGCGCAGCCTCGAGCGCAATGCTCCGCTCGGCGGCATCGCGCTCGCCGTCTTGCGCAAGGCCACGGACCGCGACCACGACGGGGCGTCGGCCTACTTCGGCGGCGGCGACTGCGACGACCGCGATCGCAATCGCTCACCGCTGGCCATCGACATCCCCGGCAACGGCATCGACGAGGACTGCTCGGGCAGCGACACACCGCTGGCCGCGCCCGTGACCACACCGGCCAGCGCAGATTCCACCAACAGCGCCACCAAGACCGCGCTTCCCGAGGGGTTGAACCTCGTCTTCATCACCGTCGACACCCTCCGGCCCGATCTCGGCTTCATGGGCTACGACAAGCCGGTCACGCCGAACTTGGACAAGCTGGCCGAGAAGGGCGTCGTCTTCGATCACGCGTACTCGTTTGCGTCGTACACGGGAAAGAGCCTCGGCCCGCTGCTCATTGGCAAGTACCCGAGCGAGACGCTTCGCAACGGCTCGCACTTCAACACCTACGAAAAGGGCAACGTCCTCATCGCGGAGCGCTTCCAGCAAGCGCACATCCGCACCTTCGGCGCGGCCTCGCACTGGTACTTCACCCCACGCAGCGGCCTGACGCAGGGCATGGACGAGTGGGATACGTCGGCCAAGCCCGCGACGGGGCAGGGCGACACCGACACCTCGGTCACCAGCAAGGAACTGAGCGACGCCGCCCTCAAGCTATTGGCCAAGCCGGAAAACACCTCGGGCCGCTTTTTCATGTGGCTTCACTACTTCGACCCGCATGCGCAGTACGCCGCGCACGAGGGGGCGCCCAATTTCGTACCCGAGGGCACGAAGAGCCCGGGCAAGATCAACAAGGGCGCCTACGACGGCGAGGTGTGGTTCGTCGATCACCACATCGGGCGGGTACTCGACGCCATTGCCGCGCAGCCTTGGGGCAAGCGCACCGCCGTCGTGGTCACCTCGGATCACGGCGAAGCATTCGGCGAGCACCATATGAACTGGCACGGTCACGAGATCTGGGAAGTGCTCGTTCGCGTGCCCCTTCTCGTCTACGTGCCCGGCCTCACACCGCACCACGTACCGGTCAAACGAGGTGCCATCGACGTGGTACCTACGCTGCTCGATATCATGCACGTGGAGGCGCCGTCGGGGGAGCTCTCGGGCCAGAGCATGTGGGCCGATCTCGCCTCGAAACCGGGTGCATCTTTCCCGGAGCGGGACGTGTACGTGGACATGCCCATCGGACCTTATACGGGGATGCGGCGCGCGATCATCCATGGGCCGACGCCCGGGATGAAGTTGATTCACTTCGGCGGCAGCAACTACAGCCTGTTCGATCTGTCGTCCGATCCCGACGAGAAAGAAGATCTCGCCGAGGACAAATCGAAGTTCCGCCCCATGTACGAGGCCCTGCAGGCGCAGCGCGCCCGCATGAAGGAAATCGACGTGAAGCCGGAGCCCTAGAAGAATCGAGAATTCACAGGAAGACGGGAATACGGGAAGGTTTTTGGGATTTCAATCGGCCCACTGAGCCAATGGAACCCCCCCCAAATCCTCTCTTCCTTCCCGTCTTCCCGTCTTCCCGTCTTCCTGTAAATCTCTCTGCGTTTACACCGCCGAGAGCGAGGCGCCGTCGCGCAAAAGCGCGGGCAGCTCGTGCAGCGACTTGAGGACCACGTCGGGGCCTGCGGCGTAAAGGCGTGCGGGCGGCACGAAGCCTTCGAGCACCGCGATGGTGGCCGCGCAGGCGGCGGCCTTGCCGGCGCCCACGTCTTGCGGACCATCGCCGACCATCCAGGCCCGCGACGGCTCGACGTTCACCTCGCTCAGCGCCGAGAGCAACGTGAACGGATGCGGCTTCAGCGGACCATCGCCGCCGCCGCGAAGGGCGTCGAACTCCCCGAGAATGCCCAACGCCTCCAGGACCCGAAGCGTGGTCTCGCGCGGCTTGTTCGTCGCCAGAATGCGCTTCTTCCCGCTGGCCGCGTCGAGCGACTCGCGCGCGCCCGGAAGGAGCGTCGTGTGAACCACGGGGTTCGCACGGTAATACGCGTGGAATGCCTCCAGAGGCGATTCCAGCTCGGGCGCATCGGGCCGAACACCGAAGGCGCGCGCGAGCAACACGCGCGCGCCATCTCCGACGAAGGTCCGAATCACGTTGTCGGGCAATCGCGCCCGATCATGCGCCTCGAGGGCGTGGTTGCAGGCCGCGGCAATGTCGGCCTGCGAATCAATCAGCGTACCGTCCAGATCGAAAAGGACGGCCTCGGGGGCAGCAAATTGGCGAGCGGTCACGCTCCAGCCTTAGCACGCCCCCACCCCCTTGGAATGCGAGAGCCTAAACCAGGCTTACGCTGCGTTCTCGAGCGACGGGCCGCTGGCGGCCGGGGCCGGAACGGCCGACTCGGCGTCGGCAGCCTCGTTGACCGAGACGGTGCTGATCGGCGGTGCCTCCACGACGTCGGCCGAAGCCACGGCCTCCATCGCAGCGGCCGCCGCTGCGGCGACCAACTCTTCTTGCGCGACCTCGATGACCTGCTCGGGCGCTGCTGCGGCCGGGCGGCTCACACGGGCGCGACGTGCACGCGCTGCTTCCTCACGGGCCTCCGCCGCGAGTGGCGTGGCCTCGAGCATCGTGCGCAGCCGCGAGCGGGCGCGGTGCAGGCGCGAACGAACCGCGCTCTCACTCAGCTCGAATCGGTCGGCGATTTCCTGCAGACCGAGATCCATGT encodes:
- a CDS encoding prolyl oligopeptidase family serine peptidase; its protein translation is MHELLKVRKARVIPFVALLAIGGSAAGISPLGISRAQPSTAGAGPTATGAAAGSTAPVAGPTRMAPGADGSLGAWLFLGPFRSATFVPKGTPVPVGVDALAVPPPGIDEKALSPELGRVGGFARWTLGSSADGPIDVLKALGPREGNVIGYAGGTLHVEQTGRYYLLVGADDGIRVNIDGKPVLSRDEPRPERDDDDLVALDLTAGDHPILMKLHQRDGGWALHVRLVDAQLAPPAGAYVTLPGTTVNDTRALASKMSSVSIDRGVRGDGYHPRLTVRFPEGTPLGVPLPVRTRLLPGLFDVQAGAMAPELGELTITLPVLRPDEAKFEDQDLNFETTVGERTVRTPFAPRHVVREAIAHADRTLASLAAPPSSGEPLLPPSWLKRGTVETVTHLRDRLMNYTSRGDSDLEIQREEAAELDAAVTMLDKKVDPYASRTGPQRRAYLAPEDGHLSEYGLYVPPSYKPGTTRKYPLIVIMHGLNGKPLAILRVLFGLDDQQHDSEWKDRHAMSPTYMGFPPLEAFVVAPNGHGNTMYRHLGMVDVMQVIDEVTSLYPIDPTRVTATGPSMGGSGSAALALRHPDMFAAAAPLCGYHSYFVRRDFVGKPIRPWERALASERSNSEWAFNGKDLPLFVVHGTLDWPEINSGVLIQRYEELQYSIIHEHPKLGHNVWATTYEGFKGANWLLSKTKNLHPASIRFRTARLRENTNAWLHIQEFTAPDVWGEVEARVKGRTAFEVMTKGVGALSLDRDEKLVDAQKPITVAIDGSTLTFGPADPLEMHREGAAWKAGERERPSDSVFKHGKITGPLRDVFHEPLLFVYGSEDPTQTRANEEVARAWARVSGGVEVRYPILSDTEFFAKGEVLANSRALFLVGNAKSNRVVRSLESDFPIRIDGDTVLVGDKVFKGNQLGAAFIRPNPKRADRYVVVVEGVDALGTWRSLSLPDLIPDFVVYDEKVAPARGQVLLNNGAVLAAGFFRNDWSIPATMGDPLARSARPAARTEHDATPYLP
- a CDS encoding aminopeptidase P N-terminal domain-containing protein, producing the protein MRESFRRRREDLFDRMAQERGEDAVAVVPAAQPQLRNNDTEHPFRQDSDFYYLTGFDEPDAVLVMATRERKTTLFVRPRDPERETWDGPRAGVEGAKSDYGADEAFALAELDTHLIKLFQNQRRLYYRLGRNRTLDSRIFAAIERGMMRGRSPFYYPSEIVDLASLLHEQRLVKTEDDLASMRKALAITGEAHVKAMATARPGMNEAEIEGVLLETFRRRGAKRVAYQSIVGSGHNAAILHYVANDRTMQEGELLLIDAGCEYEYFASDVTRTFPVSGTFSREQRAIYDVVLEAQLEAISACRVGANVDDVHKQSVAGITRGLVKLGLLTGEPEKLIEEEKHKPFYMHRTSHWLGMDVHDVGQYYVDGKPRPLAPGMVLTVEPGIYLSKDFANVAPEWRSIGVRIEDDILITENGPVVLSEAIPKLPEDVERVCRG
- a CDS encoding tyrosine recombinase XerC, yielding MEIDDALDGFIAHLRDERRASPHTVAAYRRDLSTLVTFFRERHGEKKSNIEEVDVYLLRGWLGQLARTVTPNSMSRKLAALRTWMRWMRRRGILEKSPADELASPKVRKPLPTFVSVDAAKQVVEAPDTSDAVGKRDTALLELLYGSGLRVSEASGLTLDQLDLPGATARVLGKGSKERYVPLGRKCVEALAAYLAVRGDLRHRRTQHIDPHAVFVSTRGAKLGVRAIERAVSKYGALGAGRADLFPHALRHTCATHLLEGGADLRAIQEILGHSSLSTTQRYTHVSMDHLMKVYDAAHPLARARKALRGSHETD
- a CDS encoding sulfatase-like hydrolase/transferase is translated as MLLAWFKRLTVALAGGAAAAVLVAAMEARSCFSAGTGANAPRYADLFFADAAVLLPVALFVAAGLGVLMSFLEPDRPYSWREHLATLRAQPVLMRSRTAAMSPLAVFVGLFWLVLLANLARQLLGRGAALEVGMELALAGMVLLAGLASVALSFVPPLRRVLATGAAKQPWLIDPVATGGLALLASLAVLAIGISAGDTGGEGGGALGIFGVLKRAELDLRPVVDLLAISAGAYTAPIALARRKVSALRWVAAALVAFAPLGITVREARALNDAPQVTRSLERNAPLGGIALAVLRKATDRDHDGASAYFGGGDCDDRDRNRSPLAIDIPGNGIDEDCSGSDTPLAAPVTTPASADSTNSATKTALPEGLNLVFITVDTLRPDLGFMGYDKPVTPNLDKLAEKGVVFDHAYSFASYTGKSLGPLLIGKYPSETLRNGSHFNTYEKGNVLIAERFQQAHIRTFGAASHWYFTPRSGLTQGMDEWDTSAKPATGQGDTDTSVTSKELSDAALKLLAKPENTSGRFFMWLHYFDPHAQYAAHEGAPNFVPEGTKSPGKINKGAYDGEVWFVDHHIGRVLDAIAAQPWGKRTAVVVTSDHGEAFGEHHMNWHGHEIWEVLVRVPLLVYVPGLTPHHVPVKRGAIDVVPTLLDIMHVEAPSGELSGQSMWADLASKPGASFPERDVYVDMPIGPYTGMRRAIIHGPTPGMKLIHFGGSNYSLFDLSSDPDEKEDLAEDKSKFRPMYEALQAQRARMKEIDVKPEP
- a CDS encoding HAD hydrolase-like protein → MTARQFAAPEAVLFDLDGTLIDSQADIAAACNHALEAHDRARLPDNVIRTFVGDGARVLLARAFGVRPDAPELESPLEAFHAYYRANPVVHTTLLPGARESLDAASGKKRILATNKPRETTLRVLEALGILGEFDALRGGGDGPLKPHPFTLLSALSEVNVEPSRAWMVGDGPQDVGAGKAAACAATIAVLEGFVPPARLYAAGPDVVLKSLHELPALLRDGASLSAV